TGCCTCCATCCACCGAAACGGCTAAGCGGTCCATAACCAATACATTCTTTTCCGAGCGAGCAAATTGCCAGCTGTCCGGTAGCCGCATAACTTCTCCATGGCTAAGACAAGGGGATATGTCGGCATCGGGTGCATCACCAGCTGCATTTGGGCCAGCAACAATAAGAATCGAACCAGCTGGCGGCAAGCTGAAAGCATAGCGAAGATTGTCGCCTACTTTCTCTGGCTTTATTCTCTTGCGCGTTCCATCTAGCGGGTTCCAAACAGCAATTTCCCTTCCCTCGACCTCGCTAGTCAAGAAGGTAAGCACATAATCATGCGCTCTGTCTCGGTCGGAATTCACGATAAAGAATATTTCATCCTCACCGTCAACCCTATGCTGGAGATACAACTTCGGCACGGGGTGGCCATCTGCACCCCGCAGAGAATACGACCTCGGCGTGATTCTGTCGAGTGCCTCCTGGATGTGCTTTGCTCCACATGGAAGAGGATATACATTCAAAGATGAGGCGAAATCCTTCCATTTGTTTGTCGCATCGTCGCAATCCAACTCGGTCGGAAGTTTGCCCAGGATAAGCACCTTCCCGCCATTCGCCGCAAACTGCTTGAGCATCTCGAATGTCTTAGGCCGCCAGGTTTGGGCTGGAGGAAGTATTACCACAGGGTAAGTCATTTCGCCAACGCGTAATCTATCCCCCTCAACTGCCCCCATTTCTTCTAGAAAGCTTTCATCACCAAGGTCAGCATCATAACCTGCGTTCAGCACCGAATCCAGTGTGCGTTTGAGCAAGCCATCGAAATGTCGTGCAGGACCCCACTCCTCGCCTGGGAGGTCCACAGGCATAAGGAGCTCCTTGGTATCTTTCACACCGTATTTCCGCGGCGGATTGATACCAAACCTGTGGCCTGATGTGCCGCTTTCAATTGGGTGAAGGATAAGCACATCAGGCTTCGCCTTCCCACTCGACAGGACCTGCGCCAGTCGGGTGAAATAATCATTAAGAGGCTTAAGTTCCTTCCAGTAAGTCTGCTGGTAGTTCCAATTTGGAGGATAATCGCGTTTTCTTCGTCCGCGAATCGAATACAATGTCAAATGAGGGCAGAAAAAGTTCACGCCGAGCGCAAGATCATAGTCACCAATCCACTTGAAGTCCTCAAAGGTATTTGTGTGGCGTGTGACACCGAATATTTCGTCCAGCACACGCTTTCTGCCTAGCTGCCTCGCCGCTGAGCCAACTTGTTTTGCCGTGAGGAGTATGCCATCAACCTGTCGACAAAGGTGGTCAATCCCTGGAGCTTGGTGCCATCGATAGAACGGCATTACGCCGCCATAGCAGCATGAAATTTGGCCCTCAAAACTGTCCTCCATAAGATAATGGCCCGTATGTTCCAAGCCGTTCTTTTCACACCACTCGTAAATAGGCTTACTGAAAGCTTCCTGGAACTGCCGGTGTATGGTGCGGTGGATGAAAAGCCGAATCTTGCGGCACTCGCGCCCATCGAAATAGAGGTAGGGTAGGTCTGCCCAAAAATCGCGTCCATACCACTTTTTATAGGCATCTGGCAGTCCTTCCCACCAAGCCATTGTGTTCCCACCCTGGCGAACGTGTGGCTCATCGGTGAATATACCAGGTATACGCTTGCCAAACTCCGATCTCAGGTGGGACTTATAGACCTCATGCGTCAGCCGTATGAACTGCTGCATTGCTTCCGGATTGAGAAGATTTGCATATGACTCTCCTCCCCACCACGCAGTCTTGTCAGCATAGTGGCGGCGAAATAGAAGACGTTCGTAATCGGTATAAGTTCTCGCTTTATCAAAGTCAATTTGCTCAGCTCTTTCAATTTTCGCATCTTTTCGGCCAATTAGAACATACGCCGCCTTGGGTTCATCATTGCCATCTGGTAGTGCTTCTCTGCCAACGGGAACGAACTCTGCTTGGAGACCAGCTTGGCGGTACTCATCCTTCATTCCTGCTACTTGGCCGCCAGCGTTCCCACTTGGCCAGAGGTCTTCGTCATAAAGCCAGAGGTATCCATCCTTCTTTCTTGCTACGTCAAGAGCAGCCTTCATTGCCTTGAACCAGTCTTCCCCCAAATAATCAGTTATGAGACCCGCACGCGAATGAAAGAAGCCACCCGAAAGGCCAACATCTATCATATCTTCCATTTGCCGGGCAGTTTCTTCAGGAGTTATCCGATCATTGATAGCCCAAAAAGGCGCGGGACGGAGTATATTTTCCGGTTTCTGAAATTTGCTGAAGTCCATGTGGAACCTTCCTTTCTCGCATTTCTAAGAAAAGTCTCTCGCAACCTAATCGTTCTTCTTATTCACCCTTTCTACCTCCTGCACAAGACATTTAGGGGGCGATTATGTTAAATTTGCTTTAGGGGGATAACTACATGATAGATCGAGCAGTCCACGGAACTTTTAGTCTAAGCAGTCTAGACGATCTCCACGCTGCAATCCATGAGCTTGCCTTGGACATTTCAATCGAGGAAGATATCACTTGCCTAACTGAGCCGATTGAAATTGCCGGGCGACTTATACCAAATCGTATGGCAATTCAGCCAATGGAAGGGTGCGACGGAACCGCTGAGGGTGCGCCTGGCGAGCTTACCAATCGCCGCTATAGAAGGTTTGGAGCAGGGGGAGCCGGATTGCTTTGGGTTGAAGCTTGCGCTGTTGTCCCAGAAGGCCGGGCTAATCCTCGCCAACTATGGATACACAAAGGAACAGTCGACGCATTTGCCATGATGCTTGAGCAGGCTCGCCTGGCAGCAGCCGACTCAATGGGCACTAAGCATTGTCCCTTCTTCGTGCTTCAACTCACGCATTCCGGCAGGTATAGCAAGCCTGGATGCGACCCAGCACCAATTATTGCTTACCATGATCCCTATCTCGACCCCACGCGCGGTATATCCCCCGACCAGCCCATTATTTCCGATGACGAACTAGAGGCTCTTGAGGATGCTTATGTTGAGGCGGCTCGACTAGCGTTTCTAGCAGGGTTTGACGCAGTAGATGTAAAAGCCTGCCACCGATATTTGGTGAACGAGCTCCTCGCGGCGCATACTCGAAAAGGAAAGTACGGCGGAAGCTATGAGAATCGCACTCGGTTTCTAAAGAATATCATTCTCAAGATACAAGACAACCTTGGAAAGGATAAGGTCATCACTTGTCGCTTGAACATCCATGATGCACATCCTTATCCCTACGGTTGGGGAATGGATTCAAGTGAGCCCACCAAGCCAAATCTCGATGAGCCCAAACGCTTAGTAAGAGAACTGAGCGAGATGGGCATAACACTAATCAACATGACCATGGGCAATCCTTACTACAACCCCCATATCAACCGCCCATTTGACCGCCCAATAGCAGGCGGCTCAATTCCACAGGAACACCCACTTGTCGGCGAGGAAAGATTGATTAAACTTGTACGGCAAGTTCGCGAAGGCCTGCCAGATATTAAAGTTGTCGGTAGCGGATATTCATGGCTGCGCCACCTATGGCCCCACGTGGCAGCTGCCGAAATTAAGCGCGGCAGTATTCAAATGGTCGGCTTAGGGCGCCAAGCATTTGCATTTCCAGGCTTTGCCAAAGAGATTATAGAGACCGGTCGGCTTGACCGCCGCCACACTTGCATTACATGCTCCTCCTGCACGCAGATTATGCGTGACGGCGGCATGACAGGATGCGTGCCTTTCGACAGCGAGGTGTATGCTCCAATCTATCGAGAGGGGAGGCAAAACGACCTAGAATATATTCGTGCCCAAGCCTCACGTTGCTGGAATTGCTTCGACCCTCGCTGTAGAGATGGATGTCCGGCCAGAGTAGATATTCCGAAATTTGTTTGCGCCCTTGCAGATGGTGATATTGAGCGCTCGTATATGGCCCTCAGGGAACAGAATGTCCTTCCCGAATTATGTGGGCGCACGTGTCCATCAGAAATGCAATGCGAGGGCCACTGTATCGAAAACATATTCTCTCAGAATCCAGTTCCTATCCGCAAGCTTCAATCCTATGTCTCTAGAGTTGCACGGGAAAGAGGGTTGGCAGCTCTACACCTAAGTGCCCAGCAGACCGGAAAGCGCATTGCAGTAATCGGCGGGGGTCCTGCAGGACTTGCATGTGCAATCGAACTTCTCCGCTTAGGACACTCTGTTGATATATTTGAAAAGGATGAAATCGTCGGCGGCATAGCAGCCACCGCAATTCCTAATAACCGCATTAAACAAAGCGACTTCGAAGCCGAGCTCGAAGCAATTTTAGCAGGCATTCCCAAAGACCGCATAAAAATCCGCAAAGGTGAGGGGTTGTCCAAAGAACGACAGCTTGACAAATTCCTTAAAGAATATGACGCTGTTTTCCTTGGCATTGGCCTGACGGGGAAGTTAACTAACTGGGAAGCGCAAAGTTGGCCTCTTCCCATAACTGAGGGCAAATTTAACGCGGCTGGCCGGCTATTAGGGGTTGAAGAAGCCATCAGATTCTTATGCCTATGCAAAAAGGGAAAAGTGAGCATGCCTTCTCGCGTTGCTGTAATCGGCGGAGGAAACACCGCCATGGATGCTGCCAATCAGGCGAAGCTCTTAGGTGCGCATGACGTATACCTCATCTACAGGCGTTCGTTCGCTGAGATGCCCGCATGGCCAGCGGAAAGGGCTCAGGCTCTAGCTCTTGGCATCCACTTTTTGCTTCTTACGCAACCGATAGGATATGAGTATGACGCTGAAGGGAAGCTGATTGGGATTAAGATTGCTCGCACAGTATTACAAGAACCAGACGCATCGGGGAGGCGCAAGCCCAAGGTTGTACCTGGAAGCGAATCCCTTTTGGAGGTCGACCTGGTGCTTGAGGCGCTCGGTCAGGAGCTTTCCCCCGATATAGCAGACCTAATTCCAGGTGTAGAGCTTACCCAAGACCGGCTGATTAAGGTTGATGAGCATTGCAGAACTTCACGGTCCCGAGTATATGCCGGCGGAGATGTAGTTAATGGTGGCTCTA
This sequence is a window from Armatimonadota bacterium. Protein-coding genes within it:
- a CDS encoding FAD-dependent oxidoreductase, whose protein sequence is MIDRAVHGTFSLSSLDDLHAAIHELALDISIEEDITCLTEPIEIAGRLIPNRMAIQPMEGCDGTAEGAPGELTNRRYRRFGAGGAGLLWVEACAVVPEGRANPRQLWIHKGTVDAFAMMLEQARLAAADSMGTKHCPFFVLQLTHSGRYSKPGCDPAPIIAYHDPYLDPTRGISPDQPIISDDELEALEDAYVEAARLAFLAGFDAVDVKACHRYLVNELLAAHTRKGKYGGSYENRTRFLKNIILKIQDNLGKDKVITCRLNIHDAHPYPYGWGMDSSEPTKPNLDEPKRLVRELSEMGITLINMTMGNPYYNPHINRPFDRPIAGGSIPQEHPLVGEERLIKLVRQVREGLPDIKVVGSGYSWLRHLWPHVAAAEIKRGSIQMVGLGRQAFAFPGFAKEIIETGRLDRRHTCITCSSCTQIMRDGGMTGCVPFDSEVYAPIYREGRQNDLEYIRAQASRCWNCFDPRCRDGCPARVDIPKFVCALADGDIERSYMALREQNVLPELCGRTCPSEMQCEGHCIENIFSQNPVPIRKLQSYVSRVARERGLAALHLSAQQTGKRIAVIGGGPAGLACAIELLRLGHSVDIFEKDEIVGGIAATAIPNNRIKQSDFEAELEAILAGIPKDRIKIRKGEGLSKERQLDKFLKEYDAVFLGIGLTGKLTNWEAQSWPLPITEGKFNAAGRLLGVEEAIRFLCLCKKGKVSMPSRVAVIGGGNTAMDAANQAKLLGAHDVYLIYRRSFAEMPAWPAERAQALALGIHFLLLTQPIGYEYDAEGKLIGIKIARTVLQEPDASGRRKPKVVPGSESLLEVDLVLEALGQELSPDIADLIPGVELTQDRLIKVDEHCRTSRSRVYAGGDVVNGGSTVVQAIAEGMRAARTIDQDLRCG